Proteins encoded by one window of Musa acuminata AAA Group cultivar baxijiao chromosome BXJ2-9, Cavendish_Baxijiao_AAA, whole genome shotgun sequence:
- the LOC103999515 gene encoding photosystem II 10 kDa polypeptide, chloroplastic, which yields MAASVMSSLALKPAPFLGRPQAKGLPSLVRPSSSFKIQASGKKIKTDKPYGINGGMDLPDGLDASGRKGKGKGVYQFVDKYGANVDGYSPIYDTNDWSPSGDVYVGGTTGLLIWAVTLAGLLAGGALLVYNTSALSQ from the exons ATGGCAGCCTCCGTGATGTCCTCCTTGGCCCTAAAGCCAGCTCCATTCCTTGGGAGGCCACAGGCGAAGGGCCTTCCTTCCCTGGTGAGACCCTCTTCTTCCTTCAAGATTCAGGCCAGTGGCAAGAAGATCAAGACCGACAAACCCTATG GGATTAATGGAGGAATGGACCTGCCAGACGGCTTGGATGCATCTGGAAGAAAGGGCAAG GGGAAGGGGGTTTACCAGTTTGTGGACAAATACGGTGCAAATGTTGATGGCTACAG CCCAATCTACGATACTAATGACTGGTCGCCCAGCGGTGATGTGTATGTTGGAG GAACCACAGGACTGTTGATATGGGCTGTGACTCTTGCCGGACTCCTCGCTGGCGGTGCTCTTCTCGTCTACAACACCAGTGCTTTATCTCAGTAG
- the LOC103999516 gene encoding probable 3-hydroxyisobutyrate dehydrogenase, mitochondrial isoform X2, translating to MASFGLRRHTILSRCLRSLARPLFQPSSGRGFSSTAVPILLERVGFIGLGNMGFHMATNLINAGYTVTVHDIDIGTMKKFSERGVPAKETPREVAESSDVIITMLPSSSNVLDVYTGQNGLLSSGNHLSPWLFIDSSTIDPQTSRLLSDKVSKYHLKGKKGYAENPIMLDAPVSGGVPAAEAGTLTFMIGGMEEAYLAAKPLFLSMGKNTIYCGGTGNGVAAKLCNNLALAISMLGVSEAFALGQSLGITASTLTKVFKSSSARCWISDSYNPVPGVMAGVPSSRNYDGGFTSKLMAKDLTLAIAAATEVGFKCPITSEAYDIYKKMCDEGFESKDFSCVFRHYYSGLVEGTILTVQKQMEVSGGAQTCKILLESAST from the exons ATGGCGAGCTTTGGATTGCGACGTCATACGATCCTTTCGAGATGCCTCCGGAGTCTCGCTCGTCCGCTGTTTCAGCCCTCCTCGGGTCGAGGCTTCTCTTCGACCGCTGTTCCGATCCTTTTGGAG AGGGTTGGATTCATAGGACTTGGAAATATGGGTTTCCACATGGCAACTAATCTCATAAATGCTGGATACACCGTCACCGTTCATGACAT TGATATTGGTACCATGAAGAAGTTCTCGGAGAGAGGTGTTCCAGCAAAAGAAACTCCTCGTGAAGTTGCAGAGTCAAGTGATGTCATAATTACAATGCTACCTTCCTCGTCCAAT GTCTTGGATGTCTATACTGGTCAAAATGGCTTGCTTAGTTCTGGGAATCATCTGAGCCCCTGGTTATTTATCGACTCTTCTACAATAGATCCACAAACATCAAGACTGCTTTCTGATAAAGTCTCAAAATATCATctcaaaggaaagaaag GATATGCAGAAAATCCCATTATGTTAGATGCTCCTGTCTCTGGAGGTGTTCCTGCTGCCGAAGCAGGAACTCTTACTTTCATG ATTGGTGGCATGGAAGAGGCTTATCTGGCAGCAAAGCCACTATTTCTCTCAATGGGTAAAAATACTATATATTGTGGTGGAACTGGCAATGGTGTT GCAGCAAAGTTATGCAATAACTTGGCACTGGCTATTAGCATGCTTGGGGTCTCCGAAGCATTTGCACTTGGTCAAAGTTTAGGAATTACAGCTAGTACATTGACAAAGGTTTTCAAGTCTTCAAGTGCTCGCTGTTGGATTAG TGACAGTTACAACCCAGTACCTGGAGTAATGGCAGGGGTGCCTTCATCGAGGAATTATGACGGTGGATTTACATCCAAACTAATG GCCAAGGACTTGACACTGGCCATTGCAGCTGCAACGGAGGTTGGTTTTAAGTGCCCCATTACTTCCGAAGCATATGACAT TTACAAAAAAATGTGCGACGAGGGCTTTGAGTCCAAGGACTTCTCCTGTGTCTTCCGCCATTACTACTCTG GTCTTGTGGAAGGTACCATTCTTACTGTGCAGAAGCAGATGGAGGTTTCCGGTGGCGCACAGACTTGCAAGATATTGTTGGAGAGTGCATCCACATGA
- the LOC103999516 gene encoding probable 3-hydroxyisobutyrate dehydrogenase, mitochondrial isoform X1, with amino-acid sequence MASFGLRRHTILSRCLRSLARPLFQPSSGRGFSSTAVPILLERVGFIGLGNMGFHMATNLINAGYTVTVHDIDIGTMKKFSERGVPAKETPREVAESSDVIITMLPSSSNVLDVYTGQNGLLSSGNHLSPWLFIDSSTIDPQTSRLLSDKVSKYHLKGKKGYAENPIMLDAPVSGGVPAAEAGTLTFMIGGMEEAYLAAKPLFLSMGKNTIYCGGTGNGVVSLLLCLNHAAKLCNNLALAISMLGVSEAFALGQSLGITASTLTKVFKSSSARCWISDSYNPVPGVMAGVPSSRNYDGGFTSKLMAKDLTLAIAAATEVGFKCPITSEAYDIYKKMCDEGFESKDFSCVFRHYYSGLVEGTILTVQKQMEVSGGAQTCKILLESAST; translated from the exons ATGGCGAGCTTTGGATTGCGACGTCATACGATCCTTTCGAGATGCCTCCGGAGTCTCGCTCGTCCGCTGTTTCAGCCCTCCTCGGGTCGAGGCTTCTCTTCGACCGCTGTTCCGATCCTTTTGGAG AGGGTTGGATTCATAGGACTTGGAAATATGGGTTTCCACATGGCAACTAATCTCATAAATGCTGGATACACCGTCACCGTTCATGACAT TGATATTGGTACCATGAAGAAGTTCTCGGAGAGAGGTGTTCCAGCAAAAGAAACTCCTCGTGAAGTTGCAGAGTCAAGTGATGTCATAATTACAATGCTACCTTCCTCGTCCAAT GTCTTGGATGTCTATACTGGTCAAAATGGCTTGCTTAGTTCTGGGAATCATCTGAGCCCCTGGTTATTTATCGACTCTTCTACAATAGATCCACAAACATCAAGACTGCTTTCTGATAAAGTCTCAAAATATCATctcaaaggaaagaaag GATATGCAGAAAATCCCATTATGTTAGATGCTCCTGTCTCTGGAGGTGTTCCTGCTGCCGAAGCAGGAACTCTTACTTTCATG ATTGGTGGCATGGAAGAGGCTTATCTGGCAGCAAAGCCACTATTTCTCTCAATGGGTAAAAATACTATATATTGTGGTGGAACTGGCAATGGTGTTGTAAGCTTGCTTCTATGTCTTAATCAT GCAGCAAAGTTATGCAATAACTTGGCACTGGCTATTAGCATGCTTGGGGTCTCCGAAGCATTTGCACTTGGTCAAAGTTTAGGAATTACAGCTAGTACATTGACAAAGGTTTTCAAGTCTTCAAGTGCTCGCTGTTGGATTAG TGACAGTTACAACCCAGTACCTGGAGTAATGGCAGGGGTGCCTTCATCGAGGAATTATGACGGTGGATTTACATCCAAACTAATG GCCAAGGACTTGACACTGGCCATTGCAGCTGCAACGGAGGTTGGTTTTAAGTGCCCCATTACTTCCGAAGCATATGACAT TTACAAAAAAATGTGCGACGAGGGCTTTGAGTCCAAGGACTTCTCCTGTGTCTTCCGCCATTACTACTCTG GTCTTGTGGAAGGTACCATTCTTACTGTGCAGAAGCAGATGGAGGTTTCCGGTGGCGCACAGACTTGCAAGATATTGTTGGAGAGTGCATCCACATGA
- the LOC103999516 gene encoding probable 3-hydroxyisobutyrate dehydrogenase, mitochondrial isoform X3 — MASFGLRRHTILSRCLRSLARPLFQPSSGRGFSSTAVPILLERVGFIGLGNMGFHMATNLINAGYTVTVHDIDIGTMKKFSERGVPAKETPREVAESSDVIITMLPSSSNVLDVYTGQNGLLSSGNHLSPWLFIDSSTIDPQTSRLLSDKVSKYHLKGKKGYAENPIMLDAPVSGGVPAAEAGTLTFMIGGMEEAYLAAKPLFLSMGKNTIYCGGTGNGVAAKLCNNLALAISMLGVSEAFALGQSLGITASTLTKVFKSSSARCWISDSYNPVPGVMAGVPSSRNYDGGFTSKLMAKDLTLAIAAATEVGFKCPITSEAYDIYKKMCDEGFESKDFSCVFRHYYSGKDEN; from the exons ATGGCGAGCTTTGGATTGCGACGTCATACGATCCTTTCGAGATGCCTCCGGAGTCTCGCTCGTCCGCTGTTTCAGCCCTCCTCGGGTCGAGGCTTCTCTTCGACCGCTGTTCCGATCCTTTTGGAG AGGGTTGGATTCATAGGACTTGGAAATATGGGTTTCCACATGGCAACTAATCTCATAAATGCTGGATACACCGTCACCGTTCATGACAT TGATATTGGTACCATGAAGAAGTTCTCGGAGAGAGGTGTTCCAGCAAAAGAAACTCCTCGTGAAGTTGCAGAGTCAAGTGATGTCATAATTACAATGCTACCTTCCTCGTCCAAT GTCTTGGATGTCTATACTGGTCAAAATGGCTTGCTTAGTTCTGGGAATCATCTGAGCCCCTGGTTATTTATCGACTCTTCTACAATAGATCCACAAACATCAAGACTGCTTTCTGATAAAGTCTCAAAATATCATctcaaaggaaagaaag GATATGCAGAAAATCCCATTATGTTAGATGCTCCTGTCTCTGGAGGTGTTCCTGCTGCCGAAGCAGGAACTCTTACTTTCATG ATTGGTGGCATGGAAGAGGCTTATCTGGCAGCAAAGCCACTATTTCTCTCAATGGGTAAAAATACTATATATTGTGGTGGAACTGGCAATGGTGTT GCAGCAAAGTTATGCAATAACTTGGCACTGGCTATTAGCATGCTTGGGGTCTCCGAAGCATTTGCACTTGGTCAAAGTTTAGGAATTACAGCTAGTACATTGACAAAGGTTTTCAAGTCTTCAAGTGCTCGCTGTTGGATTAG TGACAGTTACAACCCAGTACCTGGAGTAATGGCAGGGGTGCCTTCATCGAGGAATTATGACGGTGGATTTACATCCAAACTAATG GCCAAGGACTTGACACTGGCCATTGCAGCTGCAACGGAGGTTGGTTTTAAGTGCCCCATTACTTCCGAAGCATATGACAT TTACAAAAAAATGTGCGACGAGGGCTTTGAGTCCAAGGACTTCTCCTGTGTCTTCCGCCATTACTACTCTGGTAAGGATGAGAATTAG
- the LOC135623860 gene encoding F-box/kelch-repeat protein At5g60570-like isoform X2, translated as MPWEAFDPVRQRWMRLPRMPCDECFSYADKESLAVGTQLLVFGRELTGFAIWMYNLVTCDWSRCPMMSLPRCLFGSSSSGEIAIVAGGSDMAGHVLKCVELYDSESGTWEALPDMNMPRRLCSGFFMDGKFYVIGGMSSHTDSLTCGEEFNLKTRTWRRIRNMYPGGNRATQSPPLVAVVNNQLYAADQSTNEVKKYDKENNTWNVVRPLPVRADSSNGWGLAFKACGDKLLVVGGHRGPQGEVIVLHYWCPEEGNMAGADWDILSIRERAGAFVYNCAIMGC; from the coding sequence ATGCCTTGGGAAGCATTTGATCCCGTTCGGCAGAGATGGATGAGGTTACCAAGGATGCCATGTGATGAATGTTTTTCTTATGCAGACAAGGAGTCTCTTGCTGTAGGGACCCAGCTTCTTGTTTTTGGCCGAGAATTAACTGGTTTTGCTATTTGGATGTACAACTTAGTGACATGTGATTGGTCTAGGTGTCCAATGATGAGTCTACCTCGTTGTCTGTTTGGGTCAAGTAGCTCAGGGGAAATTGCTATCGTTGCCGGTGGAAGTGATATGGCTGGCCATGTATTGAAATGCGTTGAGTTGTATGACTCAGAATCTGGTACTTGGGAGGCCTTACCGGATATGAATATGCCAAGGAGATTATGTTCTGGCTTTTTTATGGATGGGAAATTTTATGTTATAGGGGGCATGTCAAGCCATACGGATTCTTTAACTTGCGGTGAAGAGTTCAACCTTAAAACAAGGACATGGAGGAGAATTAGAAATATGTATCCTGGTGGTAACAGGGCTACCCAATCTCCCCCATTGGTTGCGGTTGTTAATAATCAGCTTTATGCTGCCGATCAATCCACAAATGAAGTGAAGAAATACGACAAGGAGAATAATACTTGGAATGTTGTGAGGCCATTGCCTGTAAGAGCTGACTCTTCCAATGGGTGGGGTCTTGCTTTTAAAGCATGTGGTGACAAGTTGCTCGTGGTTGGTGGTCATAGAGGGCCTCAAGGTGAAGTCATTGTGCTGCACTATTGGTGTCCGGAGGAGGGAAATATGGCTGGAGCAGACTGGGATATTCTTTCCATTCGAGAACGAGCCGGTGCTTTTGTTTACAATTGTGCAATAATGGGTTGTTAG
- the LOC135623860 gene encoding F-box/kelch-repeat protein At5g60570-like isoform X1, with protein sequence MMVGSTGCVLSQLFRSFDQDHCSFQRYLWTYLLLVKNGSLFEVLNEVIFDKDLNLLNLDLTDLTRRRPVYKRQPAGNYSVQKSNGCLLPGLIDDVALVCLALSCRSDYPSLACVNKRFNWLIRSGYLYKLRRQLGVREHWVYLACSLMPWEAFDPVRQRWMRLPRMPCDECFSYADKESLAVGTQLLVFGRELTGFAIWMYNLVTCDWSRCPMMSLPRCLFGSSSSGEIAIVAGGSDMAGHVLKCVELYDSESGTWEALPDMNMPRRLCSGFFMDGKFYVIGGMSSHTDSLTCGEEFNLKTRTWRRIRNMYPGGNRATQSPPLVAVVNNQLYAADQSTNEVKKYDKENNTWNVVRPLPVRADSSNGWGLAFKACGDKLLVVGGHRGPQGEVIVLHYWCPEEGNMAGADWDILSIRERAGAFVYNCAIMGC encoded by the coding sequence ATGATGGTTGGCTCTACAGGATGCGTGCTGTCACAACTTTTTAGATCTTTTGATCAGGACCACTGTTCTTTTCAGAGGTATCTGTGGACTTATCTGCTGCTGGTGAAAAATGGGAGCTTGTTTGAAGTGCTTAATGAAGTTATTTTTGACAAAGATTTGAATTTACTAAACTTAGACCTTACAGATCTTACAAGGAGAAGACCTGTGTATAAGAGACAGCCTGCAGGTAATTACAGTGTTCAGAAATCAAATGGCTGTCTCCTCCCTGGACTTATTGATGATGTTGCACTAGTTTGCCTAGCTTTGTCATGTAGGTCTGACTATCCTTCACTTGCTTGTGTAAACAAGAGGTTTAACTGGCTGATTCGTAGTGGATATCTTTACAAATTAAGGAGACAACTTGGTGTAAGGGAGCACTGGGTTTATCTGGCGTGTAGTTTGATGCCTTGGGAAGCATTTGATCCCGTTCGGCAGAGATGGATGAGGTTACCAAGGATGCCATGTGATGAATGTTTTTCTTATGCAGACAAGGAGTCTCTTGCTGTAGGGACCCAGCTTCTTGTTTTTGGCCGAGAATTAACTGGTTTTGCTATTTGGATGTACAACTTAGTGACATGTGATTGGTCTAGGTGTCCAATGATGAGTCTACCTCGTTGTCTGTTTGGGTCAAGTAGCTCAGGGGAAATTGCTATCGTTGCCGGTGGAAGTGATATGGCTGGCCATGTATTGAAATGCGTTGAGTTGTATGACTCAGAATCTGGTACTTGGGAGGCCTTACCGGATATGAATATGCCAAGGAGATTATGTTCTGGCTTTTTTATGGATGGGAAATTTTATGTTATAGGGGGCATGTCAAGCCATACGGATTCTTTAACTTGCGGTGAAGAGTTCAACCTTAAAACAAGGACATGGAGGAGAATTAGAAATATGTATCCTGGTGGTAACAGGGCTACCCAATCTCCCCCATTGGTTGCGGTTGTTAATAATCAGCTTTATGCTGCCGATCAATCCACAAATGAAGTGAAGAAATACGACAAGGAGAATAATACTTGGAATGTTGTGAGGCCATTGCCTGTAAGAGCTGACTCTTCCAATGGGTGGGGTCTTGCTTTTAAAGCATGTGGTGACAAGTTGCTCGTGGTTGGTGGTCATAGAGGGCCTCAAGGTGAAGTCATTGTGCTGCACTATTGGTGTCCGGAGGAGGGAAATATGGCTGGAGCAGACTGGGATATTCTTTCCATTCGAGAACGAGCCGGTGCTTTTGTTTACAATTGTGCAATAATGGGTTGTTAG